Proteins from one uncultured Anaeromusa sp. genomic window:
- a CDS encoding efflux RND transporter periplasmic adaptor subunit, translating into MNLIRKYTVLVEKKRYYCGLAVVLCLCAVSAFYWKEHSQAKTATEEVLLVRAGRVTAAGTKQNYVYSGEVRGRFESQLSFQVGGKLIKRYVELGSIVHAGDALMQIDSRDLQQVVNSNVAATYSAESQLKLAENNLNRYRQLYSQGAISQAQLDQYQSAYEVARASAAQAGAQYSQGANQLGYSVLYADKDGVVSNVNVEVGQVVGAGQAVLTLVQEGEREVEINVPENRVEELRKATQIKITFWALGNIATEGRVREISPMADPVTRTYKARLTLLNAPPEVNLGMTAAVEIADSQNGSVKALVPLSSIYQTNNSPCVWVVKEGVVQLRPVQTGAFRDASIEILSGIENGEVIVTAGVHRLREGQKVKISGGTKA; encoded by the coding sequence ATGAATTTAATTAGGAAATATACGGTGTTGGTGGAAAAGAAGCGCTACTATTGCGGCCTAGCAGTGGTGCTGTGCTTATGCGCTGTTAGCGCCTTTTATTGGAAAGAACATAGTCAGGCGAAAACGGCAACCGAAGAGGTTCTTTTGGTACGAGCCGGGCGCGTGACGGCGGCTGGAACCAAACAGAACTATGTATATTCTGGAGAAGTGCGCGGACGTTTTGAAAGCCAATTGTCATTTCAAGTCGGGGGAAAGCTGATTAAACGTTATGTGGAATTAGGGAGCATCGTTCATGCAGGCGATGCGCTTATGCAGATTGATTCCAGAGATTTGCAGCAGGTAGTAAACAGCAATGTTGCGGCTACGTATTCTGCGGAATCACAGCTCAAGTTAGCGGAAAATAATTTGAACCGCTATCGGCAGCTGTATTCGCAAGGAGCTATAAGTCAAGCGCAGCTAGATCAGTATCAAAGTGCATACGAAGTGGCCAGGGCTTCAGCGGCGCAAGCAGGCGCCCAGTATTCCCAAGGGGCTAATCAATTGGGCTATAGCGTTCTTTATGCAGATAAAGACGGCGTTGTTTCCAATGTAAACGTTGAAGTCGGACAGGTTGTCGGGGCGGGACAAGCCGTATTGACGCTTGTGCAAGAAGGCGAGAGGGAAGTAGAAATCAATGTTCCCGAAAACCGTGTGGAAGAGCTGCGCAAAGCAACGCAGATCAAAATAACCTTCTGGGCGCTTGGCAATATCGCTACGGAAGGTCGGGTGCGAGAGATTTCCCCTATGGCCGATCCAGTTACACGTACCTATAAAGCGCGCTTAACTCTGCTCAATGCACCGCCAGAGGTGAATTTGGGAATGACGGCTGCTGTGGAAATTGCTGACAGTCAAAATGGCTCGGTTAAGGCTCTTGTGCCGCTGTCTTCGATTTATCAAACAAACAATTCTCCTTGCGTATGGGTTGTAAAAGAGGGGGTTGTTCAGTTGCGGCCAGTTCAAACCGGCGCCTTTAGGGATGCCAGTATTGAAATATTGTCTGGCATTGAAAATGGAGAAGTAATCGTTACCGCAGGAGTTCATAGGCTGCGCGAGGGACAAAAAGTGAAAATCTCCGGAGGAACTAAAGCGTGA
- a CDS encoding efflux RND transporter permease subunit — MKRINLTEWALKHKALVYFFVGIIFIGGIYSYQNLGRMEDPDFTIREMIVTVNWPGATARQIEEQVTDKIEKKLQDTPGLDYLKSQSTPGQSKIYVVLKDDAVSDSQIRPIWLEVRNMVNDIKDTLPSGVQGPYFNDRFDDVFGCIYALTGDGYSYEELRAHAEKIRRILLTVPNVKKVELTGVQAEKIYIEIETVKLAQLGIATTDITNAVQTQNSMADSGMLQTSTDNVHLRVTGAFENLEGLKELPIRANGRTFRLGDIAKITRGYVDPADSKMFYNGQPAIGLSLSMEKGGNILKLGNNLEKTVAQIQKDLPAGLDLSSFSNQPKVVKESIDEFVKSLAEAIIIVLIVSFISLGVRSGVVVALCIPLIITGVFISMKIFGIDLHKISLGALIIALGLLVDDAIIAVEMMIVKLEQGCTRFEAACYAYTSTAFPMLTGTLITCAGFIPVGFSKGSASEFVGSIFSVITIALLISWLVSVLVTPLLGYKLIRVSPQAHEKDAYNTKFYLLFRKTLSWCLMHRKKVLAVTAACFVGSVFLLGLVRQEFFPASARPELIVEMRLPEGAAIQATEKEAARFAKYFDEDPNVVNYAYYTGQGGPRFVLTFDPVLPDTNYAQFVFTSKDVKGREALARKAHELLEAEFPEVRGNIKILQSGPSAAYPVMLRVSGYDHNTVREIAEQVQSRMAASHTVTDVNLDWHEKSKVMHLHVDQDKARMLGVNSQAVAANLQALLSGATISEFREEDKTVGIVFRINPADRNDLSKIKDLAVPIGNGKFVPLDQIAKISFEAEEGLVWRRDLKPTITVQANTAEGVLGNDATQQAYEDLQDLRSALPPGYSIDIGGSTEMSVKAIGWLLGPVPVMLVIIVSLLMIQLQNISKMVLTLLTAPLGIIGVSLGLLVTGRPMGFVVQLGILALAGIIIRNSVILIDQIEQHIKQGEPLREAIVNAAVTRFRPIMLTAAAAILAMIPLVSSIFWGPMAVAIAGGLLIATILTLLVLPTMYATLYRNELTEEGDSLKEKYSQ, encoded by the coding sequence GTGAAACGAATCAATTTGACCGAATGGGCGTTAAAACATAAGGCGTTGGTATATTTTTTTGTCGGAATTATTTTTATAGGAGGCATTTATTCCTATCAAAACCTAGGCAGAATGGAAGACCCTGATTTTACGATTCGTGAAATGATAGTGACTGTAAATTGGCCCGGAGCGACGGCGCGGCAAATCGAAGAGCAGGTCACCGATAAAATAGAAAAAAAGTTGCAGGACACTCCTGGTTTGGATTATTTGAAAAGCCAGTCCACTCCCGGGCAGTCTAAGATTTACGTTGTTTTGAAGGACGATGCCGTCAGCGACAGCCAGATTCGACCCATTTGGCTAGAAGTGCGCAACATGGTTAATGATATTAAAGATACCCTTCCCAGCGGAGTTCAAGGACCGTATTTTAATGACCGTTTTGATGATGTATTTGGTTGTATTTACGCATTAACCGGTGATGGCTATAGTTATGAGGAGCTGCGCGCGCATGCGGAAAAAATTCGCAGAATCCTATTAACTGTACCCAATGTAAAAAAAGTCGAACTCACGGGGGTGCAAGCGGAAAAAATATATATTGAAATTGAGACAGTCAAACTGGCTCAACTCGGCATTGCGACTACCGATATTACGAATGCAGTACAAACGCAAAACTCCATGGCGGACTCGGGTATGCTCCAAACCTCGACTGATAATGTGCATTTGCGAGTCACAGGGGCCTTTGAAAATCTTGAGGGTTTAAAAGAGCTTCCAATCCGGGCGAATGGGCGAACCTTTCGCCTAGGAGATATTGCAAAAATTACGCGAGGCTATGTTGATCCTGCGGATTCGAAGATGTTTTACAATGGTCAGCCTGCAATTGGGTTGTCTTTGTCGATGGAAAAAGGGGGAAACATTCTTAAATTAGGGAATAACCTAGAGAAAACGGTGGCTCAAATTCAAAAAGACTTACCTGCTGGTTTGGATTTGTCTTCGTTTTCGAATCAGCCCAAAGTCGTCAAGGAATCGATTGACGAGTTTGTAAAGTCTTTGGCGGAAGCCATTATTATTGTGCTGATTGTTAGTTTTATTAGTTTGGGCGTACGTTCCGGCGTTGTGGTCGCCTTGTGCATTCCTTTGATCATTACGGGCGTTTTTATTTCCATGAAGATTTTCGGCATTGATCTCCACAAAATTTCCTTGGGAGCGTTAATCATAGCGTTGGGGCTGTTGGTTGACGACGCGATTATTGCCGTGGAAATGATGATTGTTAAGCTAGAGCAAGGCTGCACTCGTTTTGAGGCGGCTTGCTACGCCTATACTTCAACGGCTTTTCCGATGTTGACAGGAACCTTAATTACTTGCGCCGGCTTTATTCCGGTCGGCTTTTCTAAAGGGTCTGCTTCCGAATTCGTTGGAAGTATATTCTCCGTAATTACCATTGCGTTGCTCATTTCTTGGTTGGTTTCCGTATTGGTAACACCTCTTTTGGGATATAAATTGATCAGAGTTTCACCGCAGGCGCATGAAAAAGATGCGTATAATACTAAATTTTATCTTCTGTTTCGCAAGACGCTGTCTTGGTGCCTAATGCACCGGAAAAAAGTGTTGGCGGTTACCGCAGCATGCTTTGTTGGCTCTGTTTTCCTTTTGGGGCTAGTCAGGCAAGAGTTCTTTCCGGCGTCGGCTCGACCGGAACTGATTGTAGAAATGCGCTTGCCCGAAGGGGCTGCTATTCAGGCTACGGAGAAGGAGGCCGCCCGGTTTGCAAAGTATTTTGATGAAGATCCTAATGTAGTGAATTACGCTTACTATACAGGGCAGGGAGGGCCGCGTTTTGTGCTGACCTTCGATCCGGTTCTGCCGGACACCAATTATGCACAGTTCGTCTTTACGAGTAAAGATGTGAAAGGAAGGGAAGCTCTTGCGCGCAAGGCCCATGAACTGCTGGAGGCAGAATTTCCGGAGGTGCGAGGGAATATCAAGATTTTGCAGTCCGGTCCTTCGGCTGCGTATCCGGTTATGCTTCGAGTCAGCGGTTATGACCATAATACGGTGCGAGAGATTGCGGAGCAGGTGCAAAGCCGTATGGCGGCAAGCCATACCGTAACCGATGTAAATTTAGATTGGCATGAAAAAAGCAAAGTTATGCATTTGCATGTTGACCAAGATAAGGCGCGCATGTTAGGGGTCAACAGCCAAGCTGTGGCGGCTAACTTGCAGGCATTGCTCTCGGGAGCGACGATTTCTGAGTTTCGTGAAGAAGATAAAACTGTAGGGATTGTATTTCGTATCAATCCGGCGGACCGAAATGATCTTTCGAAGATTAAAGACTTGGCGGTTCCCATAGGGAATGGAAAATTTGTGCCGCTGGATCAGATTGCTAAGATTAGCTTTGAGGCGGAAGAAGGCCTTGTTTGGCGGCGTGATCTTAAACCTACGATTACGGTTCAGGCGAACACGGCTGAAGGCGTGCTTGGCAATGATGCAACACAGCAGGCGTATGAAGACCTGCAGGATCTTCGCAGCGCTCTGCCGCCGGGATATAGTATTGATATTGGCGGTTCTACGGAAATGAGCGTTAAAGCAATTGGGTGGCTTCTGGGGCCGGTTCCGGTTATGCTGGTTATTATTGTCAGCTTGCTTATGATTCAACTGCAAAATATATCCAAAATGGTGCTGACCCTTCTGACCGCTCCGTTGGGGATTATTGGCGTTAGCCTCGGCTTGTTGGTAACCGGGCGTCCTATGGGTTTTGTGGTTCAGCTGGGAATTCTCGCGCTGGCGGGTATTATTATCCGTAACTCCGTAATTCTTATCGATCAAATCGAGCAGCATATCAAACAAGGAGAACCTTTGCGGGAAGCGATTGTTAACGCAGCGGTAACTCGCTTTAGGCCGATTATGCTGACAGCGGCAGCAGCCATTTTAGCGATGATCCCGCTTGTGTCCAGTATTTTCTGGGGGCCGATGGCGGTGGCGATTGCTGGCGGGCTTCTTATTGCTACGATTTTAACGCTCTTAGTGCTGCCGACGATGTATGCCACTCTTTATAGAAATGAATTGACTGAGGAGGGAGACTCTCTAAAGGAGAAGTATTCTCAATAA